A stretch of Exiguobacterium sp. BMC-KP DNA encodes these proteins:
- a CDS encoding phage terminase small subunit-related protein, with product MARPKDHRRDEAREKWRIAIKQDPTYKLVDLAKEMDVSPSAIRNWKSTDRWDDEETNSKGSAPKRRKSGAPKGNKNADGNWGGAPVGNKKALLHSLFRQYIPDSSLRSCVVRRNGILLIYSGIRFS from the coding sequence GTGGCGAGACCAAAAGACCACCGGCGGGATGAGGCTCGCGAGAAGTGGCGCATCGCCATCAAGCAGGATCCGACATATAAATTAGTCGATCTGGCGAAGGAGATGGATGTCTCCCCGAGCGCGATTCGCAATTGGAAATCGACGGACCGCTGGGATGATGAAGAAACGAATAGTAAAGGGAGCGCTCCTAAACGACGTAAGAGTGGCGCACCAAAGGGGAACAAGAACGCTGACGGCAACTGGGGCGGTGCTCCGGTAGGGAATAAGAAGGCACTACTCCATAGTCTGTTCCGTCAATACATACCGGATTCATCCTTGAGATCATGCGTTGTACGGCGGAACGGAATCCTGCTGATCTACTCTGGGATCAGATTCAGCTAA
- a CDS encoding SRPBCC domain-containing protein, with product MISSTISAPIETVWRLWTEPQHMMQWYRSSNGWYTTHVENELMEQGHFKSRMQREGSPTYVEYLGTYQEVSPLEHLRYQLEDGRLVEVMFIPLRHRTKVIEIFEDDQVNDPDAQRASWQSILDRFTTYVEAGNYTLVDQLNP from the coding sequence ATGATATCGTCAACGATCTCAGCTCCGATCGAGACCGTATGGCGTCTGTGGACAGAACCGCAGCACATGATGCAATGGTATCGATCGTCGAATGGCTGGTATACGACTCATGTCGAGAACGAATTAATGGAACAGGGACATTTTAAAAGTCGAATGCAACGCGAAGGAAGTCCGACGTATGTCGAATATTTGGGTACGTATCAGGAAGTCTCGCCCTTAGAGCATTTGCGTTATCAATTAGAGGATGGGCGACTTGTTGAAGTCATGTTCATTCCGTTACGCCATCGAACGAAAGTGATTGAAATTTTTGAAGACGATCAGGTAAATGACCCGGATGCACAACGCGCTTCGTGGCAAAGTATTCTGGATCGTTTTACGACGTATGTCGAAGCAGGAAACTATACTCTTGTTGATCAGTTGAATCCATAA
- a CDS encoding helix-turn-helix domain-containing protein yields the protein MESMTFLKILMLRRDMSTKELAEGLGISTVKAKEWIDGERAIPIQRMDSLRKLLKIDNADLLSEKMKLPTEEELGLINSKFNIKKVETYKSKKIILQPVGTTLINFNKSILNAKGESPTFGKKFVTRFLKESEYNDQSADIDLSIWGVKDGKNLITLNRFHRISSGDLVVFYFAQKLIAYGEVIHKTEDEEFAESVWGDSEYKNLILLNSVKSIDVEFKKVAKELYGKASNSLQSMRILDEEKSKKISKYLDIK from the coding sequence ATGGAATCTATGACTTTTTTGAAAATATTAATGTTAAGAAGAGATATGTCTACAAAAGAACTAGCAGAAGGGTTAGGCATAAGCACCGTAAAAGCTAAAGAATGGATTGATGGTGAACGGGCGATACCTATTCAGAGAATGGATTCATTAAGAAAATTATTGAAAATCGATAACGCTGATTTATTATCTGAAAAGATGAAATTACCGACTGAAGAAGAACTTGGTTTGATAAACAGCAAATTTAATATAAAAAAAGTTGAAACCTATAAAAGTAAAAAAATTATATTACAGCCTGTTGGAACTACACTAATAAATTTTAATAAAAGTATTTTAAACGCTAAAGGAGAATCACCGACGTTCGGAAAAAAATTTGTGACAAGATTTTTAAAAGAGTCAGAATATAATGATCAAAGTGCAGACATTGACCTCTCAATTTGGGGAGTAAAGGATGGGAAAAATTTAATAACCTTAAACCGTTTTCATAGAATATCGTCAGGGGATTTAGTTGTATTTTACTTTGCTCAAAAACTTATTGCATATGGCGAAGTTATTCATAAAACAGAAGATGAGGAATTTGCTGAGAGCGTTTGGGGAGATTCTGAGTACAAAAATCTGATTTTGTTAAATTCAGTTAAATCAATTGATGTGGAATTTAAAAAAGTTGCAAAAGAACTCTACGGAAAAGCGAGTAATTCTTTGCAAAGTATGCGAATTTTAGATGAAGAGAAATCAAAAAAGATATCGAAATATTTAGATATTAAATAA
- a CDS encoding tyrosine-type recombinase/integrase: MGWRNEEDLVCLGVSGAYLWHSGLRRRHIETFKTAALPKITLHGLRHTHASLLMEIGVHAKVIQERLGHADATLTMDTYAHVLHTLQSDTAKQFEQLLKRKKTAQQSGS, from the coding sequence ATGGGGTGGCGAAATGAAGAGGACTTGGTCTGCCTGGGTGTATCGGGCGCCTACCTATGGCATTCAGGGCTACGTCGGCGTCACATCGAGACGTTCAAGACCGCTGCACTCCCGAAGATTACATTGCACGGTCTTCGTCATACGCATGCTTCACTCTTGATGGAAATCGGTGTCCACGCGAAGGTTATCCAGGAAAGACTGGGTCATGCGGACGCAACTTTGACGATGGACACCTATGCTCACGTATTGCACACTTTACAATCGGATACGGCGAAACAATTCGAACAGCTTTTAAAACGCAAAAAAACCGCTCAACAGAGCGGTTCGTGA
- a CDS encoding THUMP domain-containing class I SAM-dependent RNA methyltransferase, with protein sequence MAKRLVIATAAMGIEALVAKEVRALGYECTVEDGKVYIDCEMEDIPRLNMWLRTADRIKLVVAEFRATTFEKLFDQVKALPWHELMPWDANFIVNGRSVKSKLFSIRDCQKITEKAIVSHMQEQYNKGAEWLPKTGASYPIEVALLKDIATLTIDTSGDALHKRGYREFHSAAPLKETMAAAMLMLTNWKPDMPLYDVFTGSGTLAIEAAMIGRNIAPGINREFVSQEWKCIPKKAWFDAIKEANDKAEWDKPLKIYASDVDSEMVKLAKTNAELADVRDAINVMQRDAADFKPKEDFGVIIGNPPYGERLEDAREVHQLYRKIGTAYKEFPYYSVYMITSYVEFEKAYGRPATKRRKLYNGNIEVQFYQYYGLRRKRPQS encoded by the coding sequence ATGGCAAAACGCTTAGTCATCGCGACAGCGGCGATGGGAATCGAAGCGCTCGTCGCAAAAGAAGTCCGTGCGTTAGGATATGAATGTACGGTCGAAGATGGAAAGGTCTACATCGATTGTGAGATGGAGGACATTCCGCGTTTGAACATGTGGCTTCGGACAGCGGACCGGATCAAACTCGTCGTTGCCGAGTTCCGCGCGACGACATTCGAAAAATTGTTCGATCAAGTCAAGGCACTACCGTGGCACGAATTGATGCCGTGGGATGCGAACTTCATCGTCAACGGTCGTTCAGTCAAGTCGAAGCTCTTCTCGATCCGTGATTGTCAAAAAATCACCGAGAAAGCGATCGTCTCGCACATGCAAGAACAGTACAACAAAGGGGCAGAATGGTTGCCGAAGACAGGCGCAAGCTATCCGATCGAAGTTGCTTTGTTAAAAGATATCGCTACATTAACGATCGATACGTCAGGCGACGCACTGCACAAACGTGGATACCGTGAATTCCACTCAGCCGCTCCACTGAAAGAAACGATGGCAGCAGCGATGCTGATGCTGACGAACTGGAAGCCAGACATGCCGCTTTACGACGTCTTCACCGGTTCAGGTACGCTGGCAATCGAAGCGGCGATGATCGGACGGAATATCGCACCAGGCATCAACCGTGAGTTCGTCTCGCAGGAATGGAAATGTATTCCGAAGAAGGCGTGGTTTGATGCAATCAAGGAAGCGAACGATAAAGCGGAGTGGGACAAACCGTTGAAGATCTACGCAAGCGATGTCGATTCAGAAATGGTCAAGCTCGCGAAAACGAATGCAGAACTCGCAGACGTCCGCGATGCGATTAACGTCATGCAACGCGACGCAGCCGACTTCAAACCGAAGGAAGACTTCGGTGTCATCATCGGGAACCCGCCGTATGGGGAACGTCTTGAGGACGCACGTGAAGTGCATCAGCTGTACCGCAAGATTGGAACGGCGTATAAAGAATTCCCATACTACAGTGTCTATATGATCACATCGTATGTTGAGTTCGAAAAAGCGTACGGTCGCCCAGCGACGAAACGCCGGAAGCTCTATAACGGGAATATTGAAGTTCAGTTTTATCAATATTATGGTTTGCGTCGGAAAAGACCGCAGTCTTAA
- a CDS encoding S8 family peptidase, which produces MKKQLALLTLAAIVAMPTSAFAQSQYVQYDPTFTEQQKQDWLAKEGLTEIRPLKQKGFSLVEPLAHLEEQDIDADLIPVTDVKKATDSAQFQQTYLDQSRIPTYWKYSRGKADIRVAIIDDAIDTKHREFKDVIYKTTTISGIRKPDDHGTHVAGIVGAREDGKGIVGVASGVKLIGADVFDGDFAASIDIGDGILYAIAQGADVINLSLGQYEFDPYMEEAIKKAEAKNILVVGAAGNDGRNKVLFPGSMSQVVAVGAVGTLGRASTFSNYGKGLNIMAPGEGIYSTIVGNKYGYLDGTSMATPVVSGVLALAKSKNPFVSNEAMRSKLYAAATKKTGDTSSHYGVGRLNAGMLATLPAPISKVSLPSTVKSNQLFAFYFDEYSNAKTTTRLYKDGKVMKTFTQSKLKNGTYKFTYQLKQKGSYKLVFKTSGGRHTRTVERLLTVK; this is translated from the coding sequence ATGAAAAAACAACTTGCACTACTCACGCTAGCGGCAATCGTCGCCATGCCAACGTCTGCCTTTGCGCAGTCTCAATATGTACAATACGATCCAACCTTTACGGAACAACAAAAACAAGACTGGCTAGCGAAGGAAGGACTCACAGAAATCCGTCCACTCAAACAAAAAGGCTTCTCGCTTGTCGAACCACTTGCACATCTAGAAGAGCAAGACATTGACGCAGATTTGATTCCTGTCACGGATGTCAAGAAAGCGACCGATTCTGCCCAGTTCCAACAAACGTATCTCGATCAGTCACGGATCCCGACTTACTGGAAGTACAGCCGTGGGAAAGCAGATATTCGTGTCGCGATCATCGATGACGCGATTGATACGAAACACCGCGAGTTCAAGGACGTCATCTATAAGACGACGACGATCTCGGGCATTCGGAAACCAGACGATCACGGAACACATGTCGCGGGTATCGTCGGCGCACGCGAAGATGGTAAAGGAATCGTTGGTGTTGCATCCGGTGTCAAATTGATCGGAGCTGATGTATTTGATGGTGATTTTGCCGCATCGATCGATATCGGTGACGGGATTCTATACGCGATTGCACAAGGTGCTGATGTCATCAATCTGTCGCTCGGACAGTATGAGTTTGATCCCTATATGGAAGAAGCAATCAAAAAAGCAGAAGCGAAGAACATTTTGGTTGTTGGAGCGGCGGGGAATGATGGACGTAATAAAGTGCTTTTCCCAGGTTCGATGAGTCAAGTCGTTGCCGTTGGGGCGGTTGGTACGCTTGGTCGTGCTTCAACATTTTCGAACTATGGAAAAGGACTTAATATCATGGCGCCCGGTGAAGGGATTTACTCGACGATTGTTGGGAATAAGTATGGCTATCTCGACGGAACGTCGATGGCAACACCGGTTGTTAGTGGGGTATTGGCGCTAGCAAAATCAAAAAATCCATTCGTTTCAAATGAAGCGATGCGCAGTAAGCTATACGCTGCTGCGACGAAAAAAACAGGTGATACAAGTTCACATTACGGAGTCGGTCGTTTGAATGCGGGAATGTTAGCGACGCTCCCAGCGCCGATTTCTAAAGTATCCCTTCCGTCAACAGTCAAATCGAATCAACTATTCGCGTTTTATTTTGACGAATATTCGAATGCGAAGACGACGACCCGTCTGTATAAAGACGGTAAAGTCATGAAAACGTTCACCCAGTCGAAATTAAAAAACGGGACGTATAAGTTTACGTATCAATTGAAACAAAAAGGTTCGTATAAACTCGTTTTCAAGACGAGTGGCGGACGCCATACGCGGACGGTCGAACGGCTGCTGACAGTGAAATAA